From the genome of Amphiura filiformis unplaced genomic scaffold, Afil_fr2py scaffold_21, whole genome shotgun sequence, one region includes:
- the LOC140143381 gene encoding uncharacterized protein: MDEEHKPIVFPPEIAETAKRPDITIYSAITKHVIIIELTVPSEENLANAYVRKKCKYEDLVAECKNRGWTVFYFPVEVGSRSFYNTSLTKCLAALGVTKGKRKPILDTASKTAKS; encoded by the coding sequence ATGGATGAGGAGCACAAGCCAATAGTGTTCCCTCCAGAAATAGCAGAAACTGCCAAGCGGCCTGATATTACGATCTATTCAGCCATCACCAAACATGTAATCATCATAGAATTGACAGTACCATCGGAGGAGAACCTAGCCAATGCGTACGTCAGGAAAAAGTGTAAATACGAAGACCTGGTAGCCGAATGTAAAAACAGAGGATGGACTGTGTTTTACTTCCCAGTAGAAGTGGGAAGTAGAAGCTTCTATAACACATCACTAACCAAGTGTTTAGCTGCCTTAGGGGTCACAAAGGGGAAAAGAAAACCAATCCTAGACACTGCCTCCAAAACAGCTAAGAGCTAG
- the LOC140143382 gene encoding uncharacterized protein, with amino-acid sequence MSSSDLTSSAKAYVDDLTLVARSPESCQQLINIVNNFLNWTRTTKAKPSKCRSHAMKKVIPNAEQTLNGHKTQYVAYNPQLQIDGQMITYINNQPMRFLGKLIYEDLKDDGIRQMINQKLSAMLKTTDKSQLNGIKKMWIYNHMIIPKIT; translated from the coding sequence ATGAGTAGCTCAGACCTTACATCGTCAGCCAAGGCATATGTAGATGATCTGACCCTTGTAGCAAGAAGCCCAGAAAGTTGCCAGCAACTTATTAACATTGTCAACAACTTCCTCAACTGGACAAGAACTACGAAGGCCAAACCATCCAAATGCAGATCTCATGCGATGAAGAAAGTAATTCCAAACGCAGAACAGACTTTGAATGGCCACAAGACCCAATACGTAGCTTACAATCCTCAGCTACAAATAGACGGAcagatgatcacctatattaACAACCAGCCCATGCGATTCCTAGGAAAGCTCATCTATGAAGATCTAAAGGATGATGGCATCAGACAAATGATTAATCAGAAACTGTCAGCCATGCTGAAAACTACTGATAAAAGTCAACTGAATGGAATCAAGAAAATGTGGATATACAATCATATGATTATCCCAAAAATAACATAG